From a single Lineus longissimus chromosome 16, tnLinLong1.2, whole genome shotgun sequence genomic region:
- the LOC135500310 gene encoding uncharacterized protein LOC135500310: protein MSTTSSHHEPGLAHKCLICTNCYDETMNLKVVGACKHAFCLFCVSTHLEDHPGGPGVFACPTCKIECPLPAQGIEGLVDVTGSDSDDEAADSGVPESTTESDKSFGDSSFESTDCRVCHHRGVSSTAENRCEDCDDLFLCENCSNVHNRKFASAGHVLSSLHAITEVIQDSGICLAHHERLKSYCRTCGQPVCHVCVMLDHVEHDTEKIGELVRTEVTDIRKKIDEGKQKIRHLDHVQKDVMATKEAILDWKQTMLRRIEKKAEDLITEITKQRDAMKQKIRGGFDIAEMSATILEIPEIQKTIKNCIGKSELLLTETTTHPIFYDRLVDAKEDLEIVLETEMETAHWERLKQPFPSFIPSEQKIELGTVANTTFTSAETVPGMSWYFKTKEDHVISSVVNLGIDCFAIAAPSSSVRRTDAIEIRHSQRSVKLMKDKVHPAIDMAHTPGGKLATLTYGQTQGQGCIRLFDASRGYLRSIEGFAMDIPLSLSVNIQGQYMVLDQDAQAGPRISAVNAAGVIDRAHPLHNDKHGIRDISRVTCGGQFIYIMGENGVAAYAFNNGRFELKSSFTGHTWLHGLDDIAATVTDDVYLAYRHKIGRRREVFVARILRNGGLPDWSYEPYLINEKVKKRTRLDVKNNTLILSDGNHYAVYMLK, encoded by the exons ATGAGTACGACCAGTAGCCACCACGAGCCAGGCCTAGCCCACAAATGCCTGATATGCACCAACTGCTACGACGAAACCATGAACCTTAAG gttgTCGGAGCCTGCAAACACGCGTTCTGCCTCTTCTGCGTCTCGACTCACTTAGAGGACCATCCAGGAGGCCCCGGCGTCTTTGCCTGTCCCACCTGTAAGATCGAATGTCCCTTGCCAGCCCAGGGCATCGAAGGCCTAGTCGATGTGACCGGATCCGACTCAGATGATGAGGCAGCGGACTCGGGAGTTCCGGAGAGTACGACAGAGAGTGATAAATCTTTTGGGGACAGCTCATTCGAATCAACGGACTGTCGCGTGTGTCATCACCGCGGCGTGAGCTCGACTGCTGAGAACCGGTGCGAGGACTGCGATGATCTGTTCCTCTGCGAGAACTGTAGCAACGTCCATAATAGGAAGTTCGCATCCGCTGGACATGTTTTGTCAAGTCTTCATGCTATCACTGAGGTGATCCAGGATAGTGGGATCTGTCTGGCCCATCACGAGCGCTTGAAAAGCTACTGTCGGACGTGCGGGCAGCCTGTCTGCCATGTGTGCGTGATGTTAGATCACGTGGAGCACGACACGGAGAAGATCGGCGAACTCGTTCGGACCGAAGTCACAGATATCCGCAAGAAGATCGACGAAGGGAAGCAGAAGATACGCCATCTTGATCACGTGCAGAAGGATGTCATGGCAACCAaggaggccatcttggattggaAGCAGACGATGTTGCGGCGAATTGAAAAGAAAGCTGAAGACCTGATAACAGAGATTACCAAGCAACGAGACGCCATGAAGCAGAAGATCAGAGGAGGGTTTGATATTGCCGAAATGTCGGCGACCATACTTGAGATCCCGGAGATTCAGAAGACGATTAAGAACTGCATCGGGAAGTCCGAGCTCTTGCTCACGGAGACCACTACCCACCCAATATTTTACGACAGGCTCGTCGACGCGAAGGAAGACTTGGAAATCGTCTTAGAGACGGAAATGGAGACAGCTCACTGGGAGAGGTTGAAACAGCCTTTTCCATCGTTCATTCCTAGTGAGCAGAAAATTGAGCTGGGCACTGTGGCCAATACCACTTTCACCTCTGCTgaaacggttccagggatgagCTGGTATTTCAAAACAAAGGAAGATCACGTGATCTCCAGCGTTGTCAACCTCGGCATTGACTGCTTTGCCATTGCAGCGCCATCGAGCTCTGTGCGGAGGACGGATGCCATTGAGATCAGGCACAGCCAGCGCTCCGTCAAGCTGATGAAGGACAAGGTGCACCCAGCAATTGACATGGCCCACACCCCTGGCGGAAAGCTAGCCACGTTGACCTACGGGCAAACCCAAGGTCAAGGTTGTATCCGCTTGTTCGACGCCAGCAGAGGCTATCTGCGCTCGATTGAAGGTTTCGCTATGGACATCCCGCTCTCCCTGTCAGTGAACATTCAAGGACAGTACATGGTCCTCGACCAAGATGCCCAAGCCGGCCCGAGGATTTCCGCTGTCAACGCAGCAGGTGTAATAGACCGCGCGCACCCACTCCACAACGACAAGCACGGGATTCGCGACATTTCAAGAGTCACTTGCGGGGGTCAGTTCATCTATATCATGGGTGAGAACGGTGTCGCCGCCTATGCTTTCAACAATGGAAGGTTCGAGTTGAAGTCGAGTTTCACGGGTCATACCTGGCTGCACGGGCTGGACGACATCGCTGCGACAGTCACTGACGATGTCTACTTGGCGTATCGACATAAGATCGGGAGGCGCCGGGAGGTGTTCGTGGCTCGCATCCTAAGAAATGGCGGCCTACCAGACTGGTCCTATGAGCCCTACCTGATCAACGAGAaggtcaagaaaaggacaaGGTTAGACGTTAAGAATAACACTTTGATTCTGTCGGATGGAAATCACTATGCCGTCTATATGCTGAAGTAG